A region of Takifugu flavidus isolate HTHZ2018 chromosome 2, ASM371156v2, whole genome shotgun sequence DNA encodes the following proteins:
- the irf1a gene encoding interferon regulatory factor 1a isoform X4, protein MQHGGRLRLRPWLEEQIQSGRYPGVSWLDQSAQIFQIPWKHAARHGWSIDQDATLFRSWAMHTGRYHPGKDKPDPKTWKANFRCALNSLPDVCELHEHSRKRGNNAFRVYRMMPSMQPRRRRRGLRLFSRPEGRPPRLRDAAEGEFSAWQPCSTRTISEPTQKDDTPSEDSLDNCQLHSTWEAKPEELEQNEAVFNIMDHVSNTGLWNQSGEQRGWKTHTLWDQWHCAAEDNPYCLHTDHNSDLFGPNYLRELSDWSTHQQTLIP, encoded by the exons ATGCAGCACGGTGGTCGTCTGAGGCTGCGGCCatggctggaggagcagattcAGTCTGGGAGATACCCTGGAGTCAGCTGGCTGGACCAG TCAGCACAAATCTTCCAAATCCCATGGAAACATGCAGCTCGTCATGGTTGGAGTATCGACCAAGATGCAACACTTTTCAGAAGTTGGGCCATGCACACTG GACGCTACCATCCAGGAAAAGACAAACCAGACCCAAAGACGTGGAAGGCAAATTTCCGTTGTGCCTTGAACTCTCTGCCTGATGTGTGTGAGCTCCACGAGCACAGCAGGAAGAGGGGCAACAATGCCTTCCGGGTGTACAGGATGATGCCCAGCATGCAGCCGCGGAGACGCAGGAGAG GGTTGCGGCTGTTCAGCAGACCTGAAGGAAGACCGCCACGTCTACGtgatgctgctgaaggtgaATTCTCTGCTTGGCAACCCTGTTCCACCAGAACCATCTCAGAGCCAACGCAGAAGGATGACACACCCTCAGAAGACTCCCTAGACAACTGTCAACTACACA GTACGTGGGAGGCCAAaccagaagagctggagcagaacgAGGCCGTCTTCAAC ATAATGGACCATGTCAGCAACACTGGCCTGTGGAACCAGagtggagagcagagaggatggaaaacacacacgctgtggGACCAGTGGCACT gtgctgctgaggacAATCCTTACTGTCTGCACACAGACCACAACAGTGACCTGTTTGGTCCAAACTACCTCAGGGAACTGTCTGACTGGTCCACCCATCAGCAAACACTGATACCATAG
- the irf1a gene encoding interferon regulatory factor 1a isoform X3 yields MQHGGRLRLRPWLEEQIQSGRYPGVSWLDQSAQIFQIPWKHAARHGWSIDQDATLFRSWAMHTVSLFLVTSGRYHPGKDKPDPKTWKANFRCALNSLPDVCELHEHSRKRGNNAFRVYRMMPSMQPRRRRRGLRLFSRPEGRPPRLRDAAEGEFSAWQPCSTRTISEPTQKDDTPSEDSLDNCQLHSTWEAKPEELEQNEAVFNIMDHVSNTGLWNQSGEQRGWKTHTLWDQWHCAAEDNPYCLHTDHNSDLFGPNYLRELSDWSTHQQTLIP; encoded by the exons ATGCAGCACGGTGGTCGTCTGAGGCTGCGGCCatggctggaggagcagattcAGTCTGGGAGATACCCTGGAGTCAGCTGGCTGGACCAG TCAGCACAAATCTTCCAAATCCCATGGAAACATGCAGCTCGTCATGGTTGGAGTATCGACCAAGATGCAACACTTTTCAGAAGTTGGGCCATGCACACTG TGTCTCTCTTCCTGGTCACGTCAGGACGCTACCATCCAGGAAAAGACAAACCAGACCCAAAGACGTGGAAGGCAAATTTCCGTTGTGCCTTGAACTCTCTGCCTGATGTGTGTGAGCTCCACGAGCACAGCAGGAAGAGGGGCAACAATGCCTTCCGGGTGTACAGGATGATGCCCAGCATGCAGCCGCGGAGACGCAGGAGAG GGTTGCGGCTGTTCAGCAGACCTGAAGGAAGACCGCCACGTCTACGtgatgctgctgaaggtgaATTCTCTGCTTGGCAACCCTGTTCCACCAGAACCATCTCAGAGCCAACGCAGAAGGATGACACACCCTCAGAAGACTCCCTAGACAACTGTCAACTACACA GTACGTGGGAGGCCAAaccagaagagctggagcagaacgAGGCCGTCTTCAAC ATAATGGACCATGTCAGCAACACTGGCCTGTGGAACCAGagtggagagcagagaggatggaaaacacacacgctgtggGACCAGTGGCACT gtgctgctgaggacAATCCTTACTGTCTGCACACAGACCACAACAGTGACCTGTTTGGTCCAAACTACCTCAGGGAACTGTCTGACTGGTCCACCCATCAGCAAACACTGATACCATAG
- the irf1a gene encoding interferon regulatory factor 1a isoform X1, whose protein sequence is MQHGGRLRLRPWLEEQIQSGRYPGVSWLDQSAQIFQIPWKHAARHGWSIDQDATLFRSWAMHTVSLFLVTSGRYHPGKDKPDPKTWKANFRCALNSLPDVCELHEHSRKRGNNAFRVYRMMPSMQPRRRRRGLRLFSRPEGRPPRLRDAAEGEFSAWQPCSTRTISEPTQKDDTPSEDSLDNCQLHSTWEAKPEELEQNEAVFNIMDHVSNTGLWNQSGEQRGWKTHTLWDQWHCMILVSFTSLLVLLRTILTVCTQTTTVTCLVQTTSGNCLTGPPISKH, encoded by the exons ATGCAGCACGGTGGTCGTCTGAGGCTGCGGCCatggctggaggagcagattcAGTCTGGGAGATACCCTGGAGTCAGCTGGCTGGACCAG TCAGCACAAATCTTCCAAATCCCATGGAAACATGCAGCTCGTCATGGTTGGAGTATCGACCAAGATGCAACACTTTTCAGAAGTTGGGCCATGCACACTG TGTCTCTCTTCCTGGTCACGTCAGGACGCTACCATCCAGGAAAAGACAAACCAGACCCAAAGACGTGGAAGGCAAATTTCCGTTGTGCCTTGAACTCTCTGCCTGATGTGTGTGAGCTCCACGAGCACAGCAGGAAGAGGGGCAACAATGCCTTCCGGGTGTACAGGATGATGCCCAGCATGCAGCCGCGGAGACGCAGGAGAG GGTTGCGGCTGTTCAGCAGACCTGAAGGAAGACCGCCACGTCTACGtgatgctgctgaaggtgaATTCTCTGCTTGGCAACCCTGTTCCACCAGAACCATCTCAGAGCCAACGCAGAAGGATGACACACCCTCAGAAGACTCCCTAGACAACTGTCAACTACACA GTACGTGGGAGGCCAAaccagaagagctggagcagaacgAGGCCGTCTTCAAC ATAATGGACCATGTCAGCAACACTGGCCTGTGGAACCAGagtggagagcagagaggatggaaaacacacacgctgtggGACCAGTGGCACTGTATGATCCTGGTTTCCTTTACTTCACTTCTG gtgctgctgaggacAATCCTTACTGTCTGCACACAGACCACAACAGTGACCTGTTTGGTCCAAACTACCTCAGGGAACTGTCTGACTGGTCCACCCATCAGCAAACACTGA
- the irf1a gene encoding interferon regulatory factor 1a isoform X2, with protein sequence MQHGGRLRLRPWLEEQIQSGRYPGVSWLDQSAQIFQIPWKHAARHGWSIDQDATLFRSWAMHTGRYHPGKDKPDPKTWKANFRCALNSLPDVCELHEHSRKRGNNAFRVYRMMPSMQPRRRRRGLRLFSRPEGRPPRLRDAAEGEFSAWQPCSTRTISEPTQKDDTPSEDSLDNCQLHSTWEAKPEELEQNEAVFNIMDHVSNTGLWNQSGEQRGWKTHTLWDQWHCMILVSFTSLLVLLRTILTVCTQTTTVTCLVQTTSGNCLTGPPISKH encoded by the exons ATGCAGCACGGTGGTCGTCTGAGGCTGCGGCCatggctggaggagcagattcAGTCTGGGAGATACCCTGGAGTCAGCTGGCTGGACCAG TCAGCACAAATCTTCCAAATCCCATGGAAACATGCAGCTCGTCATGGTTGGAGTATCGACCAAGATGCAACACTTTTCAGAAGTTGGGCCATGCACACTG GACGCTACCATCCAGGAAAAGACAAACCAGACCCAAAGACGTGGAAGGCAAATTTCCGTTGTGCCTTGAACTCTCTGCCTGATGTGTGTGAGCTCCACGAGCACAGCAGGAAGAGGGGCAACAATGCCTTCCGGGTGTACAGGATGATGCCCAGCATGCAGCCGCGGAGACGCAGGAGAG GGTTGCGGCTGTTCAGCAGACCTGAAGGAAGACCGCCACGTCTACGtgatgctgctgaaggtgaATTCTCTGCTTGGCAACCCTGTTCCACCAGAACCATCTCAGAGCCAACGCAGAAGGATGACACACCCTCAGAAGACTCCCTAGACAACTGTCAACTACACA GTACGTGGGAGGCCAAaccagaagagctggagcagaacgAGGCCGTCTTCAAC ATAATGGACCATGTCAGCAACACTGGCCTGTGGAACCAGagtggagagcagagaggatggaaaacacacacgctgtggGACCAGTGGCACTGTATGATCCTGGTTTCCTTTACTTCACTTCTG gtgctgctgaggacAATCCTTACTGTCTGCACACAGACCACAACAGTGACCTGTTTGGTCCAAACTACCTCAGGGAACTGTCTGACTGGTCCACCCATCAGCAAACACTGA
- the LOC130521551 gene encoding uncharacterized protein LOC130521551, which translates to MELRRHGNWIISVLLIWGNVLPVLVGIYGGYTFGLDDPNTIVQNLDCTNDLIDTISCDVKAPNCSLYRLRFLEENKDINCSQGTAGRCNCSLDTIDLIYGATHTVIVWKGNESLGSTHMDISASIKPRVPTVVSIGNSKGVIEIKWKSNMEDHLVDNYLKANVTYFKKGETTKLFRFETPAIEHGLKVSQLPSQDLEPSSTYVVCVRSYSDLSGRYSDCSAEKDFTTPMSDATLALIIITSLSIASVLISSVAFLCFVKLKDLWWDKIAKCPKPKLLLISPTEQMVKDLHPRILKPVPPIFSLVHVEPLVTDDSKLWLLESVITTGDHPSPFTSISPISTLFTDRLSNSSSCSSPSNLHVRADDNAFRSCGFENKSYSIVLPTIPQQQEGSEVQTQGQLLCDPVYHGADGDSVICDGQQLPAHLLLTSASLPLVDTDMSYQVHKADFDVFPQVGISACSSVSSIDNASEKFILCDETGICSGGPSGSNSPLPVDFSYQTFQSLVEPSDDLTLEKCSTDLSGHPDKLLTATTESISHTVVSCCTDNARCGAASPTFQTPFLSLLSADQSTPMIIDSGYQSVEATHVW; encoded by the exons ATGGAGTTAAG gCGTCATGGCAATTGGATCATTTCTGTCCTGTTGATTTGGGGAAATGTGTTACCAGTTCTCGTTGGTATATATGGAGGATATACTTTCG GTTTGGATGATCCAAACACGATAGTTCAAAATTTGGATTGTACCAATGACTTGATCGATACTATTTCTTGTGACGTGAAAGCGCCCAACTGCAGCCTCTACAGGTTACGTTTCTTGGAAGAAAATAA GGACATAAACTGCAGCCAAGGTACTGCAGGGCGATGCAACTGTTCCCTGGACACTATTGACCTAATTTATGGTGCTACTCATACTGTGATTGTTTGGAAGGGCAATGAGAGTTTGGGCTCCACACACATGGACATAAGTGCTAGCA TAAAGCCCAGAGTCCCAACAGTTGTCTCAATCGGGAATTCCAAGGGAGTTATTGAAATCAAGTGGAAGTCAAACATGGAGGACCACTTGGTTGATAATTACTTGAAGGCCAATGtgacttattttaaaaaaggagagacaACAAAG CTTTTTAGATTTGAAACACCGGCTATTGAACATGGTCTGAAAGTTAGCCAGCTACCCAGTCAAGATTTGGAGCCAAGTTCAACATATGTGGTCTGTGTGAGAAGTTACAGTGACTTGAGCGGGCGTTACAGTGACTGCAGTGCTGAGAAGGATTTCACAACGC CCATGTCTGATGCTACTCTTGCCTTGATCATAATCACCAGCCTCAGCATCGCTTCAGTCCTCATCAGTAGTGTGGCATTCCTCTGTTTTGTAAA GTTAAAAGATTTGTGGTGGGACAAAATTGCCAAATGTCCAAAACCAAAACTTCTTCTTATCAGTCCGACTGAACAAATGGTGAAAGACCTGCATCCTCGG ATCCTGAAACCTGTGCCGCCCATTTTTTCTCTGGTCCATGTGGAACCTCTGGTGACAGATGACAGCAAGCTGTG GTTGCTGGAGTCTGTAATCACAACAGGAGATCACCCTTCACCCTTCACCAGTATAAGCCCAATATCAACTCTCTTCACTGACAGGCTGTCAAACAGCAGTTCatgctcctctccctccaatCTTCATGTCAGAGCTGACGACAACGCTTTTAGATCGTGTGGGTTTGAAAACAAAAGTTATTCCATCGTCTTGCCCACTatcccacagcagcaggaggggtcagaggtccaAACACAAGGCCAGTTGCTTTGCGACCCAGTGTAtcatggtgctgatggtgacagtgTGATCTGCGATGGCCAGCAGCTGCCGGCACATCTGCTCCTTACTTCAGCCTCTCTGCCTCTCGTGGACACAGATATGTCCTATCAAGTACACAAGGCGGATTTTGACGTATTTCCGCAAGTAGGTATCTCCGCCTGCTCTTCGGTGTCTAGCATTGATAATGCAAGCGAAAAGTTCATTTTATGTGACGAGACTGGCATCTGCAGTGGTGGTCCATCAGGCTCAAACAGCCCTCTGCCCGTGGATTTCAGTTACCAGACCTTTCAGAGTCTGGTGGAGCCATCTGATGATCTGACATTAGAGAAGTGTAGCACTGACCTAAGTGGACATCCAGACAAGCTCCTTACTGCCACAACTGAATCCATCAGCCATACGGTGGTTTCCTGTTGCACTGATAATGCCCGCTGTGGCGCCGCCTCTCCAACCTTCCAAACACCCTTTTTGTCACTGCTCTCTGCTGACCAGTCAACACCAATGATTATTGACAGTGGCTACCAAAGCGTGGAGGCCACACATGTCTGGTAA